The proteins below come from a single Balaenoptera acutorostrata chromosome 2, mBalAcu1.1, whole genome shotgun sequence genomic window:
- the TRIM36 gene encoding E3 ubiquitin-protein ligase TRIM36: MEGDGSDSLVTIKNIERELICPACKELFTHPLILPCQHSICHKCVKELLLMLDDSFNDVGSDNSNQSSPRLRLPSPSMDKIDRISRPGWKRNSLTPRTTTFPCPGCEHDVDLGERGINGLFRNFTLETIVERYRQAARAATAIMCDLCKPPPQESTKSCMDCSASYCNECFKIYHPWGTVKAQHEYVGPTTNFRPKILMCPEHETERINMYCELCRRPVCHLCKLGGNHSNHRVTTMSSAYKTLKEKLSKDIDYLIGKESQVKSQISELNLLMKETECNGERAKEEAITHFEKLFEILGERKSSVLKAIDASKKLRLDKFQTQMEEYQGLLENNGLVGYAQEVLKETDQSCFVQTAKQLHLRIQKATESLKSFRPAAQTSFEDYVVNTSKQTELLGELSFFSSGIDVPEINEQQSKVYNNAWINWHHPEKDKADSYVLEYRKINRDEEMLSWNEIEVCGTSKVISDLESNCNYAFRVRAYKGSICSPCSRELILHTPPAPVFSFLFDEKCGYNNEHLLLNLKRDRVESRAGFNLLLAAERIQVGYFTSLDYIIGDVGITKGKHFWAFRVEPYSYLVKVGVASSDKLQEWLRSPRDAVSPRYEQDSGHDSGSEDTCFDSSQPFTLVTIGMKKFFIPKSPTSSNEPENRVLPMPTSIGVFLDYDKGKVGFYDMDHMKCLYERQVDCSHTMYPAFALMGSGGIQLEEPITATYLEYQETM, from the exons ATGGAGGGGGATGGTTCAGACTCGCTG GTTACCATTAAGAATATCGAAAGAGAGCTCATTTGCCCGGCATGCAAGGAGCTGTTTACCCACCCATTGATTCTCCCTTGTCAACATAGTATCTGTCATAAATGTGTAAAAGAACTCTTACTGATGCTTGATGATTCATTCAATGACGTGGGATCAGACAACTCCAATCAGAGCAGTCCTCGACTTCGGCTTCCTTCCCCTAGCATGGATAAAATTGACAGAATTAGCAGACCAG GCTGGAAGCGCAATTCATTGACTCCTAGGACAACTACTTTTCCTTGTCCTGGCTGTGAACATGATGTGGATCTTGGAGAACGGGGAATCAACGGTCTGTTTCGAAATTTCACTTTGGAAACTATTGTTGAAAGGTATCGTCAGGCAGCCAGGGCAGCCACGGCCATTATGTGTGACCTTTGTAAACCACCACCTCAAGAATCCACAAAAAGTTGCATGGACTGTAGTGCAAGCTACTGCAATGAATGCTTCAAAATTTATCATCCTTGGGGTACTGTAAAAGCGCAGCATGAGTATGTGGGCCCAACTACGAATTTTAGACCCAAG ATTTTAATGTGCCCAGAACATGAAACGGAGAGAATAAATATGTACTGTGAATTATGTAGGAGGCCAGTTTGTCATCTCTGTAAGTTGGGTGGTAATCATTCCAACCACCGTGTAACCACTATGAGCAGTGCCTACAAAACCTTAAAG GAAAAGCTTTCAAAAGATATTGATTACCTTATTGGCAAGGAGAGCCAGGTGAAGAGTCAGATTTCTGAACTAAACTTGTTAATGAAAGAAACGGAG TGTAATGGAGAGCGGGCTAAAGAAGAAGCAATTACACATTTTGAAAAGCTCTTTGAAATCCTAGGAGAGAGGAAATCATCTGTTTTGAAGGCAATTGATGCTTCTAAGAAACTAAGATTAGACAAATTTCAGACTCAAATGGAAGAGTATCAGGGGCTGCTAGAGAACAACGGACTCGTGGGATACGCTCAAGAAGTGCTGAAAGAGACAGATCAGTCTTGCTTTGTTCAGACCGCAAAACAGCTCCACCTCAG AATACAGAAAGCTACAGAATCTTTGAAGAGCTTTAGACCTGCGGCTCAGACTTCTTTTGAAGACTACGTTGTTAATACATCTAAACAAACAGAACTTCTTGGAGAATTGTCCTTTTTCTCTAGTG GCATAGATGTGCCAGAGATCAATGAGCAACAGAGCAAAGTGTATAACAATGCTTGGATAAACTGGCACCATCCAGAAAAGGATAAAGCCGATAGCTATGTCCTCGAATATCGGAAGATTAATAGAGATGAGGAAATGTTGTCTTGGAATGAGATAGAAGTGTGTGGCACAAGTAAAGTCATTTCCGACCTTGAAAGTAATTGTAACTATGCTTTCAGAGTAAGAGCCTACAAGGGTTCAATCTGCAGTCCTTGCAGCAGGGAATTGATTCTTCATACTCCTCCAGCTCCAG ttttcagtttcctttttgatGAAAAATGTGGCTATAATAATGAACACCTCTTGCTGAACTTGAAGAGAGACCGTGTAGAGAGCAGAGCTGGATTTAATCTTCTCCTTGCTGCGGAGCGGATCCAAGTGGGTTACTTCACAAGCTTAGACTACATCATTGGAGATGTTGGAATTACAAAAGGGAAACACTTTTGGGCCTTCCGTGTAGAACCATATTCATACCTGGTAAAAGTGGGAGTTGCTTCCAGTGATAAACTACAAGAATGGCTCCGGTCTCCCCGGGATGCAGTCAGTCCAAG atacGAGCAAGACAGTGGGCATGACAGCGGAAGTGAGGATACCTGTTTTGATTCTTCACAACCCTTTACATTAGTTACTATAGGCATGAAGAAATTTTTTATTCCCAAGTCACCTACTTCTTCTAATGAACCTGAAAATCGAGTTCTCCCCATGCCAACAAGTATAGGGGTTTTCCTCGACTACGATAAAGGCAAAGTGGGTTTCTATGATATGGATCACATGAAATGCCTTTATGAGCGCCAAGTGGACTGTTCGCATACTATGTATCCAGCATTTGCATTAATGGGCAGTGGAGGAATTCAGCTTGAAGAACCCATCACAGCAACATATCTAGAATACCAAGAGACCATGTAG